From the Lysobacterales bacterium genome, one window contains:
- a CDS encoding efflux RND transporter permease subunit: MSLVDLSLRRPVTTVMAFISLVVVGLLAAVRLPLEFLPEIDAPFLFIQVPYAGSTPEEVERSIARPAEEVLATLSGIKRINSNSRADAAEIFIEFRWDVDIAIKAVEARDRLEAARDQMPSDVRRFFVFKFSTADQAVLSLRISSGRDLSNAYDLLDRKLKRPLERLPGIARVELQGVQPPEVQIELNADRISAHGIDLASLNARLASSAFSTSGGVISDGDLRYRVQPIGEIESLEAYRNLVIDERGLRLRDIADVRLRPRELDYERRLDMRPAVAVEIFKERGANLVDVGRRALAEVHRIGEDPDMQGIDIFFMQDQAEGVTSSLNELAHAGIIGLLLSVLVLYLFLRHWASTLMVTLAIPICFAMTLGFMYFAGVTLNILSMMGLLLGVGMVVDNAVVAVESIYQQREKWPNDPIRCASVGVKNVTIAISAGTLCHCVVFLPNIFGEPNFISLYLKNVAITITISLLASWLVAISLIPMISARIETPKQGLQQPWVLAFRNRYARAIDWTLHHRGKTMAMMWGLLLLSFVPVSFTKTDMFPSGETREMRMQYELNGIYRLDEVRKGVEQVERYLLDNKEKFEITSVYSYFDERGNAQTSLVLTDDKVAKKASSLIQEEIRAGLPKLAIGSPNFGQGRRGGSSDGLQVSLIGESSELLDELAPLAREVLAKVEGVRDVKTGRAGAEQEIQVRVDRERALRYGFSAEQVAQFIGIAMRGANLREFRHEGQEVPVSVRFQGADSQSIDDLRGLRIKSPSGELVPLMSLVDARVQAGPAAIGRTNRQTAVQLQLNLGKDAPMEQVRPKIEAAMNALSLPAGYRWSFGGGFSDDNEAGAQMGFNTLLALLMIFIVMAAVFESLLYPVAILTSILFSYLGMYWLFAITGTTFSLMAGIGFLILMGVVVNNGIVMVEHINQLREEGLSRHDALVQGSRDRLRPVLMTMATTILGMLPLCIGSTQVGGDGPPYFPMARAIVGGLIFSTIITLLVLPAILAIFDDWRIRSSAFFGRAIKRGRLTPEATNTI, translated from the coding sequence ATGAGCCTGGTCGATCTCAGCCTGCGCCGTCCCGTCACCACGGTGATGGCCTTCATTTCGCTGGTCGTCGTCGGTTTGCTCGCTGCGGTGCGCCTGCCGCTCGAATTCCTGCCGGAAATCGATGCGCCCTTCCTGTTCATCCAGGTGCCGTATGCGGGCTCGACCCCGGAAGAGGTGGAGCGTTCGATCGCGCGGCCGGCCGAAGAGGTGCTGGCGACCCTGTCCGGCATCAAGCGCATCAACTCCAATTCGCGCGCCGACGCCGCGGAAATCTTCATTGAGTTCCGCTGGGACGTGGACATCGCGATCAAGGCGGTGGAGGCGCGCGACCGGCTCGAGGCCGCGCGTGACCAGATGCCGAGCGACGTGCGCCGTTTCTTCGTGTTCAAGTTCTCCACGGCGGACCAGGCCGTGTTGAGTCTGCGCATTTCGTCCGGGCGCGATCTCAGCAATGCCTACGACTTGCTCGATCGCAAGCTGAAGCGTCCGCTGGAGCGCCTGCCTGGCATCGCCCGCGTCGAATTGCAGGGTGTGCAGCCGCCGGAAGTGCAGATCGAACTCAATGCCGACCGCATCAGCGCGCATGGCATCGATCTCGCAAGCCTGAATGCGCGTCTCGCGTCGTCGGCGTTCTCGACGTCGGGTGGGGTGATCAGTGACGGCGATCTGCGCTATCGCGTGCAACCGATCGGCGAGATCGAATCGTTGGAGGCCTATCGAAATCTCGTCATCGACGAGCGTGGCCTGCGTCTGCGCGATATCGCTGACGTGCGCCTGCGCCCGCGCGAACTCGATTACGAGCGACGTCTCGACATGCGACCGGCGGTGGCCGTCGAGATCTTCAAGGAGCGCGGCGCCAATCTGGTCGATGTCGGCCGTCGCGCGCTGGCCGAAGTGCATCGCATCGGTGAAGACCCGGACATGCAGGGGATCGACATCTTCTTCATGCAGGACCAGGCCGAGGGCGTGACCAGTTCGCTCAATGAACTGGCGCATGCCGGCATCATCGGCCTGTTGCTGTCGGTCTTGGTGCTGTACCTGTTCCTTCGTCACTGGGCATCGACCTTGATGGTGACGCTGGCGATTCCGATCTGCTTCGCGATGACGCTCGGTTTCATGTATTTCGCCGGTGTGACCCTGAATATCCTGTCGATGATGGGGTTGCTGCTCGGCGTTGGCATGGTCGTCGACAATGCCGTCGTCGCCGTCGAGAGCATCTACCAGCAGCGCGAGAAGTGGCCGAACGATCCGATCCGCTGTGCGAGCGTCGGCGTGAAGAACGTGACGATCGCGATTTCGGCGGGAACGCTCTGTCATTGCGTCGTGTTCTTGCCGAACATTTTCGGCGAACCGAACTTCATCAGCCTGTATCTCAAGAATGTCGCCATCACCATCACCATTTCGCTGCTGGCCTCCTGGCTGGTCGCGATCAGTCTGATTCCGATGATCTCGGCGCGCATCGAGACGCCGAAGCAGGGCCTGCAGCAACCTTGGGTGTTGGCGTTCCGGAATCGTTATGCGCGCGCGATCGACTGGACCCTGCACCATCGCGGCAAGACCATGGCGATGATGTGGGGCTTGCTGTTGCTCAGCTTCGTGCCGGTCAGTTTCACCAAGACCGACATGTTTCCGAGCGGCGAGACCCGCGAAATGCGCATGCAGTATGAGTTGAACGGCATCTACCGTCTCGATGAGGTGCGCAAGGGCGTCGAGCAAGTCGAGCGCTATCTGCTCGACAACAAGGAAAAGTTCGAAATCACGTCGGTCTACAGCTATTTCGACGAACGCGGCAATGCCCAGACCTCGCTGGTGCTGACCGACGACAAGGTCGCCAAGAAGGCGAGTTCGCTGATCCAGGAGGAAATCCGGGCGGGCTTGCCCAAGCTGGCCATCGGGTCGCCGAATTTCGGACAGGGCCGGCGTGGCGGATCGTCCGACGGGCTGCAGGTGTCGCTGATCGGCGAGTCCAGCGAATTGCTGGATGAACTGGCGCCGCTGGCGCGCGAAGTGCTGGCAAAGGTCGAAGGCGTGCGCGACGTGAAGACCGGGCGTGCCGGCGCGGAGCAGGAAATCCAGGTGCGCGTGGATCGCGAACGCGCCCTGCGGTACGGCTTTTCGGCCGAGCAGGTCGCGCAATTCATCGGCATCGCGATGCGCGGCGCGAATCTGCGCGAGTTCCGCCATGAAGGCCAGGAAGTGCCGGTGTCGGTGCGCTTCCAGGGCGCGGATTCGCAAAGCATCGACGATCTTCGCGGCCTGCGCATCAAGTCGCCGAGCGGCGAACTGGTGCCGCTGATGTCACTGGTCGATGCCCGCGTTCAGGCCGGGCCGGCGGCGATCGGTCGGACCAATCGTCAGACCGCCGTGCAGTTGCAACTGAATCTCGGCAAGGACGCGCCGATGGAGCAGGTGCGGCCGAAGATCGAGGCGGCGATGAATGCCTTGTCCTTGCCCGCCGGCTATCGCTGGTCCTTCGGTGGCGGATTCAGCGATGACAACGAAGCGGGCGCCCAGATGGGATTCAACACCCTGTTGGCCTTGCTGATGATCTTCATCGTGATGGCGGCGGTGTTCGAGTCGCTGCTGTATCCGGTGGCGATCCTGACGTCGATCCTGTTTTCCTACCTCGGCATGTACTGGTTGTTCGCGATTACCGGCACGACTTTCTCTCTGATGGCAGGCATCGGCTTCCTGATCCTGATGGGTGTGGTCGTCAACAACGGCATCGTCATGGTCGAGCACATCAACCAGTTGCGCGAAGAAGGACTCAGTCGCCATGACGCGCTGGTGCAGGGCAGTCGCGATCGTTTGCGGCCGGTGTTGATGACCATGGCCACGACCATCCTGGGCATGCTGCCCTTGTGCATCGGCTCCACCCAGGTGGGTGGCGATGGTCCGCCGTACTTCCCGATGGCACGCGCCATCGTCGGCGGTCTGATCTTTTCGACCATCATCACCCTGCTGGTGCTGCCGGCCATCCTGGCGATCTTCGACGACTGGCGGATCCGCTCGAGTGCGTTCTTCGGGCGCGCGATCAAGCGTGGGCGTTTGACCCCTGAGGCCACGAACACGATTTGA
- a CDS encoding TraB/GumN family protein: MTEPDIGTPVAAHDQPIVRIHRDGTEFVLLGTAHVSRRSAEAVRDIIASESFDVIAVELCEHRARSMQEPDAVAQMDLFRVLRDGKAGVVMAGLALGAFQRRLADQFGIEPGAEMRAAMNEASARDIDCWLIDRDVGLTLRRARAALGFWDKTTLTAGMIGSVLSSDEISEEDIEKLKQGDVLHSTFSEFAKQSEHLYRALISERDQFMAAKLRDAADQSARPAKVLAVLGAGHLEGIAKHLGEREEHPQALLAPVSAEPPASRFGTWFGIFLTVFVLGGFAYGFAHSRELGLDLVITWTAITAIGGALGAIAAGAHPLSIAAGAIASPITPLHPALASGMLSGLVEAWVRKPRVADFAALRDDLLKWQGWWRNRVARVFVTFMLTNLGTGIAVWIAISKMGGIVAKH; the protein is encoded by the coding sequence GTGACTGAGCCCGACATCGGCACGCCGGTCGCCGCCCACGATCAGCCCATCGTCCGCATTCACCGCGACGGTACGGAATTCGTGTTGCTCGGCACCGCGCACGTCTCGCGGCGTTCGGCTGAAGCCGTGCGCGACATCATTGCCTCGGAGTCGTTCGACGTGATTGCCGTCGAGCTCTGCGAACACCGCGCGCGCTCGATGCAGGAACCGGATGCGGTCGCGCAGATGGATCTGTTCCGGGTCTTGCGCGATGGCAAAGCCGGCGTGGTGATGGCCGGGCTCGCGCTCGGCGCCTTTCAGCGCCGCCTCGCCGACCAGTTCGGCATCGAGCCCGGCGCCGAAATGCGTGCAGCGATGAACGAGGCCAGCGCCCGCGATATCGACTGCTGGCTGATCGACCGCGATGTCGGACTCACGCTGCGGCGTGCGCGCGCGGCCCTCGGTTTCTGGGACAAGACGACGCTGACCGCCGGCATGATCGGTTCAGTGCTGTCCTCCGACGAGATTTCGGAGGAAGACATCGAGAAGCTCAAGCAGGGCGACGTGCTGCACAGCACCTTCTCCGAATTCGCCAAGCAGTCCGAGCACCTGTATCGTGCCTTGATCTCGGAACGCGATCAGTTCATGGCCGCCAAGCTGCGCGATGCCGCCGATCAATCCGCACGGCCCGCCAAGGTGCTGGCCGTGCTGGGTGCCGGGCACCTCGAAGGCATCGCCAAGCATCTCGGCGAACGCGAAGAACACCCGCAAGCGCTGCTCGCACCGGTCAGCGCCGAACCACCGGCCTCGCGCTTCGGCACCTGGTTCGGCATCTTCCTGACCGTCTTTGTGCTCGGCGGCTTCGCCTATGGGTTTGCCCACAGTCGCGAACTCGGACTCGACCTCGTCATCACCTGGACAGCGATCACCGCGATCGGCGGCGCGCTGGGAGCGATCGCGGCCGGAGCGCACCCACTCAGCATCGCGGCCGGCGCAATCGCGTCACCGATCACGCCCCTGCATCCGGCATTGGCCTCCGGGATGTTGTCCGGACTGGTCGAGGCCTGGGTGCGCAAGCCGCGCGTTGCCGATTTTGCGGCGCTGCGCGACGATCTGCTGAAGTGGCAGGGCTGGTGGCGCAATCGCGTCGCCCGCGTCTTCGTCACCTTCATGCTGACCAACCTCGGCACCGGCATCGCGGTCTGGATCGCGATCTCGAAGATGGGCGGCATCGTCGCAAAGCACTGA
- a CDS encoding carbon-nitrogen hydrolase, which yields MSRKSLSVALLQEKDRGSVDANLAAIEAGLREAAANGVELVLLQELHNGAYFCQHESVDEFDRAEPIPGPSTDRLGTLAKELKLVIVASLFERRAAGLYHNTAVVFERDGSIAGKYRKMHIPDDPGFLEKFYFTPGDLGFEPIQTSVGKLGVLVCWDQWYPEAARLMALAGAEILLYPTAIGWDPNDTQDEKDRQRMAWVLSQRGHAVANGLPVLSCNRVGFEPSPSGGSGIQFWGTSFVAGPQGEFLAEADTESQTLLCVDIDLARSENVRRIWPFLRDRRIDAYADLLKRYRD from the coding sequence ATGTCACGTAAGTCCCTTTCCGTCGCGCTGCTGCAGGAGAAGGACCGCGGCTCGGTCGACGCCAATCTTGCGGCCATCGAAGCCGGCCTGCGCGAAGCTGCGGCCAATGGCGTCGAATTGGTGCTGCTGCAGGAACTGCACAATGGCGCGTATTTCTGCCAGCACGAATCGGTCGACGAGTTCGATCGCGCCGAGCCGATCCCGGGCCCGAGCACCGATCGCCTGGGCACGCTCGCGAAGGAACTGAAACTGGTCATCGTGGCGTCGCTGTTCGAACGCCGTGCGGCCGGGCTCTATCACAACACGGCCGTGGTCTTCGAACGTGATGGCTCGATCGCCGGCAAGTACCGCAAGATGCACATTCCGGATGATCCGGGCTTCCTCGAAAAGTTCTACTTCACACCGGGCGATCTCGGCTTCGAGCCGATCCAGACCTCGGTCGGCAAGCTCGGCGTGCTGGTCTGCTGGGACCAGTGGTATCCCGAGGCCGCGCGCCTGATGGCCTTGGCCGGCGCGGAAATCCTGCTCTACCCGACCGCCATCGGCTGGGATCCGAACGACACGCAGGACGAGAAGGATCGCCAGCGCATGGCCTGGGTGCTGTCTCAGCGCGGCCATGCCGTTGCCAACGGCTTGCCAGTGCTGAGCTGCAACCGCGTCGGTTTCGAACCGAGTCCGAGCGGTGGCTCCGGCATCCAGTTCTGGGGCACCAGCTTCGTTGCAGGGCCGCAAGGCGAATTCCTCGCCGAAGCCGACACCGAATCGCAAACCCTGCTGTGCGTGGACATCGATCTGGCACGCAGCGAGAACGTGCGGCGCATCTGGCCGTTCCTGCGCGACCGTCGCATCGACGCCTACGCCGACCTGCTGAAGCGTTACCGTGACTGA
- a CDS encoding agmatine deiminase family protein — MNDAAWQLPAEWEPQSAVLIAWPHAGTDWSANLADVESTYVALAAAVTRFQHLLVVVADADLREHVRTRLAGAGLDMARVHLALADYDDTWLRDSGPITQRDGDRFRLLDFRFTGWGGKFGASRDDLLIGALHANGAFRNALQDRIDFALEGGAIEIDGHGTLMSTLICLQQRHPAMDEAGLCETLGKIFSVAQVVLLKSGELQGDDTDAHIDTLARFAPDRTIVFQACDDQSDPHHAPLAAMRDELAAMRDVDGHPYRLLSLPWAQPVHAADGRRLAASYANFLIINGAVLMPAYGDRADAEAKRVLARAFPQREIIAVPARSLIEQNGSLHCITMQLPEGVVDVT; from the coding sequence ATGAACGACGCCGCATGGCAACTCCCCGCCGAGTGGGAACCCCAGTCGGCGGTCCTGATCGCGTGGCCGCATGCCGGCACCGACTGGTCCGCGAACCTCGCCGATGTCGAGTCGACCTATGTCGCACTCGCGGCGGCAGTGACTCGTTTTCAGCACTTGCTGGTCGTCGTCGCCGACGCCGACTTGCGCGAGCACGTGCGCACACGACTGGCGGGCGCCGGGCTGGACATGGCACGCGTCCATCTGGCGCTGGCGGACTACGACGATACCTGGCTGCGTGACTCCGGTCCGATCACGCAACGCGATGGTGACCGTTTCCGGCTGCTCGATTTTCGTTTCACCGGCTGGGGCGGCAAGTTCGGTGCGTCGCGCGACGATCTGCTGATCGGTGCGCTGCACGCGAATGGCGCATTCCGCAACGCGCTGCAGGATCGCATCGACTTCGCGCTGGAAGGTGGCGCGATTGAAATCGACGGTCACGGCACGCTGATGAGTACGCTGATCTGCCTGCAGCAGCGCCATCCGGCGATGGACGAGGCCGGCCTGTGCGAAACACTCGGCAAGATCTTCTCGGTGGCGCAGGTCGTGTTGCTGAAGTCCGGCGAACTGCAGGGCGACGATACCGACGCGCACATCGACACCCTCGCCCGCTTCGCACCGGACCGCACGATCGTGTTCCAGGCTTGCGATGATCAATCCGATCCGCATCACGCCCCGCTGGCGGCGATGCGCGATGAACTGGCGGCAATGCGCGATGTCGACGGCCATCCGTATCGCTTGCTGTCGTTGCCTTGGGCACAGCCCGTCCATGCTGCGGACGGTCGCCGACTGGCGGCCTCGTACGCGAATTTCCTGATCATCAATGGTGCCGTGCTGATGCCGGCCTATGGCGATCGCGCCGACGCCGAAGCGAAGCGCGTTCTCGCGCGCGCGTTCCCGCAACGCGAGATCATCGCCGTACCGGCACGTTCGCTGATCGAGCAGAATGGCAGCCTGCACTGCATCACCATGCAGTTGCCCGAAGGAGTCGTCGATGTCACGTAA
- a CDS encoding DUF1800 domain-containing protein: MDLARRQFLGTAPAAATVRAKHNGPHPDDASLPLPDELTLLLSRATFGARQAEVDRARAIGYVNWVAEQLAYEAIDDSALESLLTSAFPTLTMSNRQLIENSLIEANRFQALGELRAATYARQLYSPRQLFEVMVEFWSNHFNIEHIDGPLREFKTVDDREVVRRHALGKFRDLLQASAKSVAMLYYLDNYTNVATGPNENYARELMELHTLGVDGGYTESDVREVARILTGWSIDARLGSGTEIAFVFRSLSHDMGAKRALEQDFPAGHGQDEGERLLDLLAAHPATANFIAMKLARRFAGDAPQQSLVDAMAATFTATDGDIREVLRTLFNSSEFRNSADQKLKRPAEFVASVLRVTDATTTGNFYRPLTETLTALGQLPFGWPAPNGYPDAMGYWVSSTSVLSRWNFVFDLLEGRLAPVLRVDLPTLLGVAASPEAIVDQLATRLLRRPLATADRAQFVAVAASNSATRRPLPSGLRLARARDVAALMLSSPYFQYR; this comes from the coding sequence ATGGACCTGGCACGACGACAATTCCTCGGTACTGCACCCGCGGCAGCCACGGTCCGGGCCAAGCACAACGGTCCGCATCCGGATGACGCCAGTCTGCCGCTACCGGACGAGCTCACCCTGCTGCTCAGCCGTGCCACTTTCGGTGCCCGCCAGGCGGAAGTCGATCGGGCGCGCGCGATCGGATATGTGAACTGGGTGGCCGAGCAGCTGGCCTATGAGGCGATCGATGATTCCGCGTTGGAAAGTTTGCTGACATCGGCTTTCCCGACCCTGACGATGAGCAATCGGCAGCTGATCGAGAATTCGCTGATCGAGGCCAACCGCTTTCAGGCACTGGGCGAGCTGCGCGCTGCGACCTATGCCCGCCAGCTCTACAGCCCGCGCCAGCTGTTCGAAGTCATGGTCGAGTTCTGGAGCAACCATTTCAACATCGAACACATCGACGGACCGCTGCGCGAATTCAAGACCGTGGATGATCGCGAGGTGGTGCGTCGGCATGCGCTGGGCAAGTTCCGCGACCTGCTGCAGGCCAGCGCGAAATCCGTGGCCATGCTGTATTACCTCGACAACTACACCAATGTCGCGACCGGCCCGAACGAGAACTACGCACGCGAGTTGATGGAGCTGCATACGCTCGGCGTCGATGGTGGCTACACCGAGTCCGACGTCCGCGAAGTGGCGCGCATCCTCACCGGCTGGTCGATCGACGCGCGTCTCGGCAGCGGTACCGAGATCGCATTCGTCTTTCGCAGTCTGTCGCATGACATGGGCGCGAAGCGTGCACTCGAACAGGACTTCCCGGCCGGCCATGGCCAGGATGAGGGCGAGCGCCTGCTCGATCTGCTCGCCGCGCATCCGGCCACGGCGAACTTCATCGCCATGAAGCTGGCGCGCCGGTTCGCCGGCGATGCGCCGCAGCAGAGCCTGGTCGACGCGATGGCTGCAACCTTCACCGCAACCGACGGCGACATCCGCGAAGTCCTGCGCACGCTGTTCAACAGCAGCGAGTTCCGCAACTCCGCCGACCAGAAGCTGAAGCGTCCCGCCGAATTCGTCGCCAGCGTGCTACGGGTCACCGACGCCACCACGACCGGCAATTTCTATCGGCCACTCACCGAGACATTGACCGCGCTGGGCCAGTTGCCTTTCGGCTGGCCGGCACCCAACGGCTATCCGGACGCGATGGGCTACTGGGTCAGCAGCACTTCGGTCTTGTCGCGCTGGAATTTCGTATTCGACCTGCTGGAGGGCCGACTGGCACCCGTGTTGCGGGTGGATCTGCCGACTCTGCTCGGGGTGGCGGCCTCGCCTGAGGCCATCGTCGACCAGTTGGCCACTCGGTTGCTGCGGCGGCCGCTGGCGACCGCCGACCGCGCGCAATTCGTCGCTGTCGCGGCCAGCAACTCGGCGACACGGCGACCGCTGCCCAGCGGCCTGCGGCTCGCCCGTGCGCGCGACGTGGCCGCGCTGATGCTGTCGTCTCCGTACTTCCAATATCGTTGA
- a CDS encoding DUF1501 domain-containing protein, whose amino-acid sequence MAALSAASPRLAFATDSTASSRGTVVLIFQRGGMDGLNVVVPHADSDYYRLRPGIGIPRPGATGGAIDLDGFFGMNPALAPLLPLYQSGELAFVHATGYRHDSRSHFECQDHIERGTLHLHDITSGWLNRHLAVVGGDANFQAIGFGGAIQASLRGVAPVIGVNDIADFTLATGSAQKPVLESALASLYDANTLFAATSVQALDAVDELAGEQPSQYPVEGGASYPTGRFGSQLRELAQIIKAGMGLEVACVDIGGWDHHAAIGQALPPLLSELAQGLLAFRSDLGSRMAEVTVVTLTEFGRRAYQNASGGTDHGSAFGSIALGGGVNGGHVYAEWPGLRDADLFNGDLNVTTDYRTWLAELLEKRAGNSDVASVFPEFMPGPALGLFRPRS is encoded by the coding sequence TTGGCCGCGCTGTCCGCGGCGTCGCCCCGGCTGGCCTTCGCGACCGATTCGACGGCGTCGTCGCGAGGTACCGTGGTCCTGATCTTCCAGCGCGGCGGCATGGACGGCTTGAACGTGGTCGTGCCGCACGCCGACAGCGACTACTACCGGCTGCGCCCCGGCATCGGGATTCCGCGTCCGGGAGCGACTGGTGGCGCGATCGATCTGGACGGCTTCTTCGGGATGAATCCGGCGCTTGCACCGCTGTTGCCGCTGTATCAGTCGGGCGAACTCGCGTTCGTGCACGCGACCGGTTATCGCCATGACAGCAGGTCGCATTTCGAATGCCAGGACCACATCGAACGCGGCACCCTCCACCTGCATGACATCACCTCGGGTTGGTTGAATCGTCATCTGGCGGTGGTCGGTGGCGACGCGAATTTCCAGGCCATCGGCTTCGGCGGGGCCATCCAGGCCAGCCTGCGTGGCGTGGCGCCCGTGATCGGTGTCAACGACATTGCCGACTTCACGCTGGCCACGGGTTCGGCGCAGAAGCCCGTGCTCGAATCGGCGCTGGCAAGTCTCTATGACGCGAACACCCTGTTCGCGGCGACATCGGTGCAGGCGCTCGATGCCGTCGACGAACTCGCGGGCGAGCAGCCGTCGCAGTATCCGGTCGAGGGCGGTGCCAGCTATCCGACCGGCCGTTTCGGCAGCCAGCTACGCGAATTGGCGCAAATCATCAAGGCCGGCATGGGTCTGGAGGTCGCCTGCGTCGATATCGGCGGCTGGGATCACCATGCCGCAATCGGCCAGGCGCTGCCACCGCTGCTGTCCGAGTTGGCGCAGGGCCTGCTCGCGTTTCGCAGCGACCTCGGTTCGCGCATGGCCGAGGTCACCGTCGTCACCCTGACCGAATTCGGGCGGCGCGCCTACCAGAACGCGTCCGGAGGCACCGACCATGGCAGCGCCTTTGGCAGCATCGCACTCGGCGGCGGCGTGAATGGCGGCCATGTCTACGCAGAATGGCCCGGTCTGCGGGATGCCGACCTGTTCAATGGTGACTTGAACGTCACCACCGACTACCGCACCTGGCTCGCCGAACTGCTCGAAAAACGCGCGGGAAACAGCGACGTCGCCAGCGTTTTTCCGGAATTCATGCCGGGACCCGCCCTGGGGCTGTTTCGCCCGCGCAGCTGA
- the rpmJ gene encoding 50S ribosomal protein L36 produces MKILNSLKSAKARHRDCKIVRRRGKVFVICKSNPRFKARQR; encoded by the coding sequence ATGAAAATCCTCAACTCGCTCAAGTCCGCGAAGGCCCGCCACCGCGACTGCAAGATCGTTCGTCGCCGCGGCAAAGTCTTCGTGATCTGCAAGTCGAATCCGCGTTTCAAGGCGCGCCAGCGCTGA
- the ndk gene encoding nucleoside-diphosphate kinase: MALERTLSIIKPDAVAKNVIGEIYSRFEKNGLRIVAAKMKQLSQAEAEGFYAVHRERPFFAALVKFMISGPVMIQALEGESAVAKNRDLMGATDPKKADKGTIRADFADSIDANAVHGSDSAENAAIEIAYFFSTTEVSSR; the protein is encoded by the coding sequence ATGGCGCTGGAACGCACCCTGTCCATCATCAAACCCGATGCCGTTGCCAAGAACGTGATCGGCGAAATCTATTCGCGCTTCGAAAAGAACGGCTTGCGCATCGTCGCGGCCAAAATGAAGCAGTTGTCGCAGGCTGAAGCCGAAGGTTTCTACGCCGTGCATCGCGAGCGCCCGTTCTTCGCCGCGCTGGTGAAGTTCATGATTTCCGGTCCGGTGATGATCCAGGCGCTGGAAGGCGAGAGCGCCGTCGCGAAGAACCGTGACCTGATGGGCGCCACCGATCCGAAAAAGGCCGACAAGGGCACGATTCGCGCCGACTTCGCCGATTCGATCGATGCCAATGCCGTGCACGGTTCCGATTCGGCCGAAAACGCCGCGATTGAAATCGCGTACTTCTTCTCGACCACCGAAGTCAGCAGTCGCTGA
- the rlmN gene encoding 23S rRNA (adenine(2503)-C(2))-methyltransferase RlmN, whose protein sequence is MVSESAATVAPAKVNLFDLDRTGLQQFFIGLGEKKYRAEQVMKWLYHQQVDSFEAMTDVGKSLRTKLDACAELVLPKVMHEQQSADGTTKWVLALPGGNAIETVYIPETSRGTLCVSSQVGCSLNCSFCSTAKQGFNRNLSASEIIGQVWIANQRLKALGRGERPITNVVMMGMGEPLLNFDNVVAAMDLMRDDFGFGLANKRVTLSTAGLVPMIDLLSERSDVSLAVSLHSPIDALRDQLVPLNKKYPIAELLAACNRYVAKRPRSSITFEYTLMKGINDKPEYARALVKLLRRVPSKLNLIPFNPFPGTEYERSDAEAIETFKKIVMEAGLIATVRRTRGDDIDAACGQLVGQVLDRTRRSREHRARLEGRVDAA, encoded by the coding sequence ATCGTGAGCGAATCTGCTGCCACCGTCGCGCCCGCCAAGGTCAATCTGTTTGACCTGGACCGAACCGGGCTGCAGCAGTTCTTCATCGGGCTCGGCGAGAAGAAATATCGCGCCGAGCAGGTGATGAAGTGGCTGTACCACCAGCAGGTGGACAGCTTCGAAGCGATGACCGATGTCGGCAAGTCACTGCGCACCAAGCTCGACGCCTGCGCCGAGCTGGTGTTGCCGAAGGTGATGCATGAACAGCAGTCGGCGGACGGCACCACCAAGTGGGTGCTCGCGCTGCCGGGCGGCAATGCCATCGAAACGGTCTATATCCCGGAAACCAGCCGCGGCACGCTGTGCGTGTCGTCGCAGGTCGGTTGTTCGCTGAATTGCAGTTTCTGTTCGACCGCGAAGCAGGGCTTCAACCGCAACCTCAGCGCGTCCGAGATCATTGGCCAGGTCTGGATCGCGAACCAGCGCTTGAAGGCACTGGGCCGAGGCGAACGCCCGATCACCAATGTCGTAATGATGGGCATGGGCGAGCCGCTGTTGAATTTCGACAACGTCGTCGCCGCGATGGACCTGATGCGCGACGACTTCGGCTTCGGTCTCGCCAACAAGCGCGTGACGCTCTCGACTGCGGGCCTCGTGCCGATGATCGACCTGCTGTCCGAACGCAGCGATGTCAGTCTGGCGGTGTCGCTGCATTCGCCGATTGACGCGCTGCGTGACCAGTTGGTGCCACTGAACAAGAAGTACCCGATCGCGGAACTGCTGGCGGCATGCAACCGTTATGTCGCCAAGCGCCCGCGTTCGTCGATCACGTTCGAGTACACGTTGATGAAGGGCATCAACGACAAGCCCGAATATGCGCGGGCGCTGGTCAAGTTGTTGCGCCGCGTGCCGTCGAAACTGAACCTGATTCCGTTCAATCCGTTCCCGGGCACCGAGTACGAGCGTTCCGATGCTGAGGCGATCGAGACCTTCAAGAAGATCGTGATGGAAGCGGGATTGATCGCGACCGTGCGTCGCACCCGCGGTGACGATATCGATGCAGCCTGCGGCCAACTGGTCGGCCAGGTGCTGGATCGCACGCGCCGTTCGCGCGAACACCGGGCCCGCCTGGAGGGACGCGTCGATGCTGCGTAA